Below is a window of Pseudarthrobacter equi DNA.
AAGTCCTGCAGCAAAGGAACTGGGCAGGCTTCCAGCAACTTTGCGTGAAACGCCTGGTGGGCTAGGAACCAGTCAACCGAAATGTGGTTCGGGTCCTCGCTGGTGCGGCGCGGGGTCCGTTCCAAGCGGTGATGGACCGCGAGAAGATCGGACTCCCAGGTAACATCGCCCTGTTCGATGGCCAGCGTCAGGCCGTATTCCTCTACGCGGCAACGTAGTTCACTTAAGCCGCGCAATTCTTCAAGGGTGTATTCGGAGACGAAGAAACCTCTGTTGGGCCGGAACTGCAGCAGCTTTTCACCAGCGAGGCGTACCAGTGCTTCGCGGACCACCGTGGAACTGGCTGCATACCGCTTCGTGAGTTCGCCGACCTGGAGGTTGGTACCCGGGGCCCACTGCCCGGCAAAGATGTCGGCCCGCAACTTGCTCCGGACCACTTC
It encodes the following:
- a CDS encoding GntR family transcriptional regulator; the encoded protein is MARQANAETISEVVRSKLRADIFAGQWAPGTNLQVGELTKRYAASSTVVREALVRLAGEKLLQFRPNRGFFVSEYTLEELRGLSELRCRVEEYGLTLAIEQGDVTWESDLLAVHHRLERTPRRTSEDPNHISVDWFLAHQAFHAKLLEACPVPLLQDFAATLGEATALYRLWTAPDKRAQSRDIEAEHRAILDATVARDAPTATKLLREHYMRTIDVIEEAEFHAASEAGLPKE